The genomic region AGGGGATCCCCACCGAGGCGCTGGTCAAGCGGAACGCCAAGTTCTTCGCCGACATGCACGATTACCTGTCGCTTTCCAACGATGACTTCATCCGCACCAGCTCCGAGGAACGCCACAAAAAGGGCGTGGAAAAGTTATGGCAGGCCTGCCTGGAGAACGGCGACATCTACAAAAAGCGCTATCAGGGGCTTTACTGCGTGGGCTGCGAGGGGTTCTACACCCCGGACGAACTGGTGGACGGCAAGTGCCCGGAGCACGAGACCGTGCCGGAAAACATCGAAGAGGAGAATTATTTCTTCAAGCTGTCCAAATACCAAACGCAGCTGGAGGAGCTGATAGGATCCGACCAGTATCTGATAACGCCCAAGACCCGCAAGAACGAGGTGTTGTCCTTTGTCCGGAGCGGGCTGGAGGACATCTCGGTCTCCCGTTCCAGGGAACGGGCCAAGGGCTGGGGCATACCGGTTCCCGGCGATCCCAATCAGGTGGTCTATGTCTGGTTCGACGCCTTGTCCAACTACATCAACGCACTGGGTTACGCCGATCCCGGACAGCTCTTTAAGGATTTCTGGACCGACTGTCCGGAACGGGTGCACGTCGTCGGCAAGGGCATCATCCGCTTTCACGCGGTCTACTGGCCGGCCTTTCTGATGTCGGCCAAGGTCGCTTTGCCCCACAAACTGCTGGTGCACGGATACATCACGGCCGACGGGCAGAAGATGTCCAAGTCTTTGGGCAACGTGATAGACCCCGAGGCCATAACCAAGCGGTACGGCACCGACCAGGTGCGCTATTTCCTTTTGTCGGAAATATCGACCACCGGCGACGGTGATTTCAGCTATACCCGGGCGGAACAGAGGATCAACAGCGACCTGGCCAACGATTACGGCAACCTGGCCAGCCGGATATTCAAGATGATGGACAATTACTGCGGAGGCCTTGTCCCGGAAGCCGGGAAGCCGGGAAGTTCAGACGATGAGCTTCTCTCCAGCGCCACCGGCTTGGGTTTGAGGGTCAAGGATCTGGTGGATAAATTTGACCTTAATGAAGCCATAGTCCAAACCATGGACCTGGTAAAGCTTACCAACCGCTACGTGGAATCCAATGCCCCCTGGAAGCTGTTCAAAGAAGGCAACCAGGAGCGGATCAACCTGGTCCTGTACAACGCGGCCGAGGCCCTGCGCATCGCCAGC from candidate division TA06 bacterium harbors:
- the metG gene encoding methionine--tRNA ligase, encoding MSKFYITTAIPFVNAKPHIGFALETVQTDALARYHRLFGRQVRFLTGSDENSLKNVQTAEKEGIPTEALVKRNAKFFADMHDYLSLSNDDFIRTSSEERHKKGVEKLWQACLENGDIYKKRYQGLYCVGCEGFYTPDELVDGKCPEHETVPENIEEENYFFKLSKYQTQLEELIGSDQYLITPKTRKNEVLSFVRSGLEDISVSRSRERAKGWGIPVPGDPNQVVYVWFDALSNYINALGYADPGQLFKDFWTDCPERVHVVGKGIIRFHAVYWPAFLMSAKVALPHKLLVHGYITADGQKMSKSLGNVIDPEAITKRYGTDQVRYFLLSEISTTGDGDFSYTRAEQRINSDLANDYGNLASRIFKMMDNYCGGLVPEAGKPGSSDDELLSSATGLGLRVKDLVDKFDLNEAIVQTMDLVKLTNRYVESNAPWKLFKEGNQERINLVLYNAAEALRIASILLSPVMPGKCRELLLRLGVEEKDITLAKASEWGLLKAGQKISAGEPLFPRIDTKTKDEGRKQMTEENTKAESEITKPGASNSIQPTADSIKPVEELIDIDYFKKVKLRTAEIISAEKVPNADKLLRLQVKLGGETRQVLAGIAQWYTPESLVGQQVVIVANLKPAKIRGLESHGMLLAAQDKDGVVILTPQRKVETGGEVR